The Raoultibacter phocaeensis genome contains a region encoding:
- a CDS encoding molybdopterin-containing oxidoreductase family protein: MAFKKTRTQCTTCHARCGVIVYSDANNQIVKIEGNPDNVKSHGVICGSGMSEREIHNNLDGRLLYPMKRVDWDPDGERNPENRGKSEFERITWDEALDIIAAECLRIKEQYGPEAIITGQGTGRVANHWHCRLNSSLGLEGWSLVPTHVCLMPHILPNAFTLGIFSSAKGDSRHAGCVVAWGENPAMQTTWAKEVYANQRAGKTKLVVIDSRFQDMSKHADVAIQPRPGTDAALALALIHEVIENEWYDADFVEKWTYGFDELAERVKDWTPERAAEVCWITPEEIRAAARIMGTCGPVAMNIGLGPGCMHTNAIQNGRALACLHGLLGHIDVVGGTPVSLSFSVMLDDKITLWDGTKDPGRPELFTFGGEEHPLYKSFGRSNDPHAVFEAMITGEPRPVKAFIAIANDPLLCYENTNLTYKAMTSPNLDFVAVKDFYMSPTAKLADLLLPSADWAERCSYDEEIDGNLLLTFDQAVEAPGECWDDWEFFLHWGKRIDPEHWPWNNTKEMVLWRLKEFYDLDLTWEEFQSKDWRSTEPGGEKGDYIEKKYEKGIMRPDGQPGFATPTGRIEFWCQALADFGYDPLPDYVEPMESPISQPELAEEYPLIAVTGHRVYSFFHSAWTNIPAQRKLYPDPFALVHPDDARKYGITNGEWITITSPRGHIISKATVTREIKKGVVAVPRPGWRDECPELGLPGYGWDKCNGNILVPSTPAEPGYGATAMRSSLCKIEAGRGDL, translated from the coding sequence ATGGCATTTAAAAAGACCAGAACGCAATGCACGACGTGCCATGCGCGCTGCGGCGTCATCGTCTACTCGGATGCGAACAATCAGATCGTCAAGATCGAAGGCAATCCCGACAACGTAAAATCGCATGGCGTCATCTGCGGCTCGGGAATGTCGGAGCGCGAGATTCACAACAACCTCGACGGGCGTTTGCTCTATCCCATGAAGCGCGTAGACTGGGATCCCGACGGCGAGCGAAATCCCGAAAACCGCGGCAAGAGCGAGTTCGAGCGCATTACGTGGGACGAGGCGCTCGACATCATTGCGGCCGAGTGCCTGCGCATCAAAGAGCAGTACGGCCCCGAAGCCATCATTACCGGTCAGGGAACAGGTCGCGTCGCGAACCATTGGCACTGTCGCCTGAACTCGTCGCTCGGGCTCGAAGGCTGGAGCCTCGTACCCACGCACGTGTGCCTCATGCCCCATATACTTCCGAATGCGTTTACGCTCGGCATCTTCAGTTCCGCGAAGGGCGACTCGCGCCATGCTGGCTGCGTGGTCGCGTGGGGAGAGAACCCCGCCATGCAGACGACCTGGGCCAAAGAGGTTTATGCGAACCAGCGCGCCGGCAAAACGAAGCTCGTCGTGATTGATTCCCGCTTCCAAGACATGTCGAAGCATGCCGACGTCGCCATCCAGCCGCGCCCCGGCACCGATGCGGCGCTCGCGCTCGCCCTTATCCACGAAGTCATCGAGAACGAGTGGTACGACGCGGATTTCGTGGAAAAATGGACGTACGGCTTCGACGAGCTCGCCGAGCGCGTGAAGGATTGGACTCCCGAGCGCGCGGCCGAAGTCTGCTGGATCACTCCCGAAGAGATCCGTGCAGCCGCGCGCATCATGGGTACGTGCGGACCGGTTGCCATGAACATAGGCCTCGGACCGGGATGCATGCACACAAACGCCATCCAGAACGGACGCGCTCTCGCGTGCCTGCACGGGCTGCTCGGTCATATTGACGTCGTGGGCGGCACCCCGGTGAGCCTTTCGTTCTCCGTCATGCTCGACGACAAGATCACATTGTGGGACGGAACGAAGGATCCGGGCCGTCCCGAGCTGTTCACGTTCGGCGGCGAAGAGCATCCTCTCTACAAGTCGTTCGGCCGCTCGAACGACCCGCATGCGGTGTTCGAAGCGATGATCACCGGCGAGCCCCGTCCTGTGAAGGCGTTCATCGCCATCGCGAACGATCCGCTTCTCTGCTACGAGAACACCAATCTTACGTACAAGGCCATGACATCCCCGAATCTCGATTTCGTAGCAGTCAAGGATTTCTACATGTCGCCGACGGCGAAGCTCGCCGACTTGCTGCTGCCTTCGGCTGACTGGGCCGAGCGGTGCTCATACGACGAGGAAATCGATGGCAACCTGCTGCTCACGTTCGACCAGGCCGTCGAGGCTCCGGGCGAATGCTGGGACGATTGGGAGTTCTTCTTGCATTGGGGCAAGCGCATCGATCCGGAGCATTGGCCCTGGAACAACACCAAGGAAATGGTGCTTTGGCGGTTGAAGGAATTCTACGATCTCGATCTAACCTGGGAGGAATTCCAGTCAAAAGACTGGCGTTCCACCGAGCCCGGAGGCGAAAAGGGCGATTACATCGAGAAGAAGTACGAGAAGGGCATCATGCGGCCCGACGGACAACCGGGCTTCGCAACGCCTACGGGGCGCATCGAATTCTGGTGCCAGGCTCTGGCCGACTTCGGTTACGATCCGCTGCCCGACTACGTTGAGCCGATGGAAAGCCCCATCTCCCAACCTGAGCTTGCCGAAGAGTATCCGCTGATCGCCGTCACCGGGCATCGCGTCTACTCGTTCTTCCACTCCGCGTGGACGAACATTCCGGCTCAACGCAAGCTCTATCCCGACCCGTTCGCCCTCGTGCATCCCGACGATGCCCGGAAATACGGCATCACGAACGGCGAATGGATCACCATCACCTCGCCGCGCGGCCACATTATCTCGAAGGCCACGGTAACGCGCGAGATCAAGAAGGGGGTCGTGGCGGTTCCGCGCCCTGGCTGGCGCGACGAATGCCCCGAACTGGGATTGCCCGGATACGGGTGGGATAAGTGCAACGGCAACATTCTCGTGCCCTCTACACCTGCAGAGCCCGGCTACGGTGCTACGGCCATGCGCTCATCACTGTGCAAGATCGAAGCTGGAAGGGGTGATCTGTAA
- a CDS encoding MFS transporter, whose translation MDEQDAKSGTAPSAPKKGKGGFFYGWVITAACGLVYLLLGSVSLNAGQIAIPVMVTQPDIMMDRTLVGLGFTVFILFQGLLAPIIGNLVSKKGARLTMILSAILIIIGSIVFAQFGGSSTIAYFLIFGVWLSFSSAMGSQVPCQTTISMWFVRKRGMAMAIMMAVMGAVAFLVPPAINAIIQSTGSWRSAFYAVAAAAVVGLVIVVLFIRNKPEDKGLVPDGFVDGGTEEAVENKVDSSKVYKTKESKTLAQALKTPAFWLFVCAALPLYFGFNINVSAGVLHFSGMGFDPGIVALGLSIQGIVALIVRFLIAPLIDRIEPVRVLAFGGIAMAAAMFIASFSSANDSVLMFVYFICIGAGWGINLVCGPTCFANFFGNGNFSKIIGVALPIFSIIAGMIPVISGAVFSSAGSYNPAYIGIGVCCVIGVVCALLVRFPKKAE comes from the coding sequence ATGGATGAGCAAGATGCAAAGTCGGGCACCGCTCCGTCTGCGCCGAAGAAGGGGAAAGGGGGATTTTTCTACGGCTGGGTGATCACAGCGGCTTGCGGATTGGTGTACCTGCTCTTAGGGTCGGTATCTCTTAATGCCGGTCAGATTGCGATACCCGTCATGGTCACGCAGCCCGATATCATGATGGATCGCACGCTTGTGGGCCTCGGCTTTACCGTATTCATCTTGTTCCAGGGACTGCTCGCGCCGATCATCGGCAACTTGGTATCGAAGAAGGGCGCTCGCCTGACGATGATCCTGTCGGCTATCCTGATTATTATCGGCAGCATCGTTTTCGCTCAGTTCGGCGGGTCGAGTACGATCGCCTATTTCCTCATCTTCGGCGTGTGGCTGAGCTTTAGCAGCGCTATGGGTTCTCAGGTGCCGTGCCAAACCACCATCAGTATGTGGTTTGTTAGGAAGCGCGGCATGGCCATGGCTATCATGATGGCGGTAATGGGTGCGGTGGCGTTTCTCGTGCCGCCCGCAATCAACGCCATCATTCAGTCGACTGGTTCGTGGAGATCTGCTTTTTACGCGGTAGCCGCGGCGGCGGTTGTCGGTCTTGTGATCGTGGTGCTGTTTATTCGCAACAAACCCGAAGACAAAGGTCTTGTTCCCGATGGTTTCGTCGATGGGGGGACGGAAGAAGCCGTTGAGAACAAAGTCGATTCGTCGAAGGTGTATAAAACGAAAGAGAGCAAGACGCTCGCGCAAGCTTTGAAAACCCCCGCGTTCTGGCTCTTCGTTTGCGCCGCTCTTCCCTTGTACTTCGGCTTTAACATAAACGTATCTGCAGGCGTGCTGCACTTCTCGGGCATGGGCTTCGACCCTGGCATCGTTGCGCTCGGCTTGTCCATCCAGGGTATCGTCGCATTGATCGTCCGTTTTCTGATCGCGCCCCTTATCGACCGAATCGAACCGGTGCGCGTGCTTGCGTTCGGCGGCATCGCCATGGCCGCCGCAATGTTCATAGCAAGCTTCAGCAGCGCGAACGACAGCGTGCTCATGTTCGTGTACTTCATCTGCATCGGTGCTGGTTGGGGTATCAATCTCGTATGCGGTCCCACCTGCTTTGCGAACTTTTTCGGCAATGGGAACTTCTCGAAGATCATCGGTGTTGCACTTCCCATCTTCAGCATCATCGCCGGCATGATTCCCGTCATTTCCGGTGCCGTGTTCAGCTCTGCGGGCAGCTACAACCCCGCCTACATCGGAATCGGCGTGTGCTGCGTGATCGGCGTGGTGTGCGCTCTTCTGGTGCGCTTTCCCAAAAAAGCTGAATAG
- a CDS encoding response regulator transcription factor, which produces MSNDSESVYDGKAIPDGRLILAAIGFGCFLAVQTYCGLSIALPLASGYGESYAVVLRIVAILAMLGVYVLGYTQADWLVLHYSAVLMPAVAIGVVPFLAEAAALCFGVTLGLAAVLTWALLGISFAASGLLWCLILSHNSMRQNILTVATSAFFSVLLYVFSCAVQPPQLGLMGMSIIIAAEVAICRLLMKNVDWGNYLREEDESVFRETSKKAFWLACHSAAYGIILIVTVSLGLGPALIVGACGVIGAALSIMAKHWSLNRVLKSQQVQQMSLPFIVAILFLIPYCNEAALIVCAGLTVAFNAFAMVLAWCERSELNQEFRIHSIRRYSKASIPNWIGLLVGTVVGWYIFMRNESTEQHTHFILIGLSFLLLLSFVLLNSEESRKAEVLNGGFGEVDPDERDISSDHDGRFIRACKRVILDYGLSPREAEVFLLLAKGRNVERIEEKLVISNSTARTHVYNIYKKLGVGSHQALIDMVEAEKIATF; this is translated from the coding sequence GTGTCAAACGATAGTGAGTCCGTCTACGATGGCAAGGCTATTCCTGATGGCCGCTTGATTCTGGCAGCTATCGGATTCGGATGCTTTTTAGCGGTCCAGACCTACTGCGGATTGAGCATCGCGCTGCCGCTCGCGTCCGGGTATGGCGAATCGTATGCGGTGGTTCTGCGCATAGTTGCCATTTTGGCAATGTTGGGCGTATACGTGCTCGGGTATACGCAGGCGGATTGGCTTGTCTTGCATTACTCCGCCGTCCTTATGCCGGCGGTAGCCATAGGCGTCGTCCCCTTCCTCGCCGAGGCGGCTGCGTTGTGCTTCGGGGTTACGTTGGGTCTTGCCGCCGTACTTACGTGGGCTCTGCTCGGCATAAGCTTTGCCGCTTCTGGCCTGCTCTGGTGTCTTATATTGAGCCATAACTCCATGAGGCAGAACATCCTTACGGTTGCGACGAGCGCGTTCTTCAGCGTTCTGCTGTACGTTTTCTCGTGCGCCGTCCAGCCTCCGCAGCTCGGTTTGATGGGAATGTCGATCATCATCGCCGCAGAGGTGGCCATTTGCCGGTTGCTTATGAAGAACGTCGATTGGGGAAACTACCTTCGCGAAGAGGACGAGAGCGTTTTTCGGGAAACGAGCAAGAAGGCGTTTTGGCTTGCATGCCATAGTGCGGCGTACGGCATCATTTTGATCGTGACGGTTTCGCTGGGTTTGGGGCCTGCCCTTATCGTGGGGGCATGCGGGGTTATCGGCGCGGCTTTATCTATCATGGCGAAGCACTGGTCGCTCAATAGGGTACTGAAGAGCCAACAGGTCCAGCAGATGTCGCTGCCTTTCATTGTCGCTATCCTCTTTCTCATTCCCTACTGCAACGAGGCGGCGCTGATCGTGTGCGCAGGTTTGACCGTGGCGTTCAATGCGTTTGCCATGGTTCTTGCTTGGTGCGAGCGAAGCGAGCTTAATCAGGAATTCAGGATCCATTCCATTCGGAGGTACTCGAAGGCGAGTATTCCCAACTGGATCGGGCTGCTTGTCGGTACGGTTGTCGGTTGGTACATTTTCATGCGAAATGAGTCCACAGAACAGCATACTCACTTCATTCTTATCGGACTGTCATTTCTGCTGCTGCTCTCCTTTGTGCTGCTAAATTCTGAGGAAAGCAGGAAGGCCGAGGTTTTGAACGGCGGGTTCGGTGAAGTCGATCCCGATGAAAGAGATATATCCTCGGATCACGACGGCCGTTTCATCCGTGCATGCAAGAGAGTCATTCTGGATTATGGATTGTCTCCCCGAGAAGCCGAAGTGTTCCTTTTGTTGGCGAAAGGCCGCAATGTGGAGCGAATCGAAGAAAAGCTCGTTATCAGCAACTCGACGGCGAGAACGCATGTTTACAACATATACAAGAAGCTCGGAGTCGGCTCGCATCAGGCTCTGATCGACATGGTCGAGGCCGAAAAAATCGCGACGTTCTAG
- a CDS encoding helix-turn-helix domain-containing protein: protein MDMNERKAKLGQAIRTERREQDISLRRFALMVGFSHSYLVDVENGRRNIGIENLCKIADGLGVEVSDLTKGL, encoded by the coding sequence ATGGACATGAATGAGCGCAAAGCAAAATTAGGCCAGGCAATTCGCACCGAGCGCCGAGAGCAGGACATTTCGTTGCGCCGTTTTGCCCTTATGGTAGGGTTCAGCCATTCCTATTTGGTTGACGTCGAAAACGGTCGACGAAACATCGGCATCGAGAACCTCTGCAAGATAGCCGACGGGCTCGGTGTCGAGGTGAGCGATTTGACTAAAGGATTGTAG
- a CDS encoding magnesium transporter CorA family protein codes for MIEYFRTDEHHALKKINEEEPGCWIAVFEPTPDELSHLCSTFGFEEEDVCAALDLDEVSRIEDDHGYTLFISDTPVRDRSSNERSYKTIPIALFETPHNVVTVCSVYKIPLIDQLKASKELSPTENVHAFAADILTASSSAYFMALRLINRRRAELMSTTKRPSRKALEDLYVLDSSLVYFKTSLITNDAIFEKYLRRSPFPTKEDRDRFDDVLIENRQALETTRIHSEILDSTIDHFSLLMEHDLNRTMQVVATVTLVLCVPTAVAGFFGMNLLGIPLADYPWGFAVVAGCTMLFALTLLFLLKKLRWF; via the coding sequence ATGATCGAGTACTTCCGCACCGATGAGCATCATGCGCTCAAAAAAATCAACGAGGAAGAACCCGGCTGCTGGATAGCCGTATTCGAACCGACACCCGATGAGCTTTCTCATCTTTGCAGCACGTTCGGTTTCGAGGAGGAAGATGTATGTGCCGCACTGGACCTCGACGAGGTGTCGCGCATCGAGGACGACCACGGCTACACCCTGTTCATCTCGGATACGCCTGTGCGCGATCGCTCTTCCAACGAGCGCAGCTACAAGACCATCCCAATCGCGCTGTTCGAAACGCCGCATAACGTGGTTACCGTGTGCTCGGTGTACAAGATCCCGCTCATCGACCAGCTCAAAGCATCCAAGGAACTCTCGCCGACCGAGAACGTGCATGCCTTTGCGGCCGATATCCTTACGGCCTCGTCTTCGGCGTACTTCATGGCGCTTCGCCTCATCAACCGACGGCGCGCCGAGCTCATGTCTACCACGAAGCGCCCTTCGCGCAAAGCGCTTGAGGATCTCTACGTGCTGGATTCCTCGCTCGTGTACTTCAAAACCTCGCTTATCACCAACGATGCCATTTTCGAGAAGTACCTGCGCCGTTCACCCTTTCCCACCAAAGAGGACCGCGACCGTTTCGACGATGTGCTGATAGAGAACCGCCAGGCGCTTGAGACAACGCGGATACACTCCGAGATACTCGATTCCACAATCGATCATTTCAGCCTGCTCATGGAACACGATCTGAACCGCACGATGCAGGTGGTGGCTACGGTGACGCTCGTGCTGTGCGTCCCCACGGCAGTGGCGGGCTTCTTCGGCATGAACCTCTTAGGCATACCCCTTGCGGACTATCCGTGGGGTTTCGCCGTCGTAGCGGGCTGCACGATGCTCTTTGCGTTGACGCTTTTGTTCTTGCTGAAGAAGCTTCGCTGGTTCTGA
- a CDS encoding 4Fe-4S dicluster domain-containing protein yields the protein MKTFVIDVAKCVGCRSCQLVCKDEHCDNDWMPYAAPQPDVGQQWLNVEEKERGQVPKVTVAYTPIMCQHCENAPCMAAAKDGAVYRRDDGLVVIDPVKAKGQKAIAEACPYHKVFWNEELDIPQKCTGCAHLLDDGWTVPRCVEACAHDALRFGDIEDFAGELDAAEKLHPEFGTGPGVYYLNLPKRFIGGEIADLEEEEVIIGAKVILTDSATGQTRETESDDFGDFWFRQIEPADYSITVEAEGYMPRTVSDFISTVEKDLNVGTIALYRA from the coding sequence ATGAAGACCTTTGTCATAGATGTAGCCAAGTGCGTCGGCTGCCGCAGCTGCCAGCTTGTGTGCAAAGACGAGCATTGCGACAACGATTGGATGCCCTATGCCGCTCCGCAGCCCGATGTGGGCCAGCAATGGCTCAACGTCGAGGAGAAGGAGCGCGGCCAGGTTCCGAAGGTCACCGTCGCCTACACGCCGATCATGTGCCAGCATTGCGAAAACGCCCCGTGCATGGCTGCGGCGAAGGACGGCGCCGTGTACCGCCGCGACGACGGACTGGTCGTCATCGACCCGGTGAAGGCGAAGGGCCAGAAGGCCATCGCGGAAGCGTGCCCGTATCACAAGGTGTTCTGGAACGAGGAGCTCGACATTCCGCAGAAATGCACGGGCTGCGCCCACTTGCTCGACGACGGCTGGACGGTGCCGCGCTGCGTCGAGGCGTGCGCTCACGATGCGCTGCGGTTCGGCGATATCGAGGACTTCGCCGGCGAGCTCGACGCCGCGGAGAAGCTCCATCCCGAATTCGGTACGGGCCCCGGCGTGTACTACCTGAATCTTCCCAAGCGCTTCATCGGCGGGGAAATCGCCGATCTTGAGGAGGAGGAAGTCATCATCGGCGCCAAGGTCATCCTCACCGATAGCGCCACGGGACAGACGAGGGAAACCGAATCCGACGACTTCGGGGATTTCTGGTTCCGCCAGATCGAGCCGGCCGACTACAGCATCACGGTCGAAGCGGAAGGGTATATGCCCCGCACCGTTTCCGATTTCATCTCGACGGTCGAGAAGGATCTGAACGTCGGGACGATCGCTTTGTACCGCGCATAG